One part of the Ursus arctos isolate Adak ecotype North America unplaced genomic scaffold, UrsArc2.0 scaffold_14, whole genome shotgun sequence genome encodes these proteins:
- the USP19 gene encoding ubiquitin carboxyl-terminal hydrolase 19 isoform X7: protein MSGGASATGPRRGPPGLEEATSKKKQKDRANQESKDGDPRRGSASSREEQAKEELLLDWRQSADEVIVKLRVGAGPLRLEEVDAAFTDTDCVVRLPGGRQWGGVFYAEIESSCTKVQARKGGLLQLALPKKVPLLTWPSLLKPLGTQEAVPGLRCQENGQEPSPIALEPGPEPRRAKQEARNQKRAQGRGEVGAGAGPGAQAGPSAKRAVHLRRGPEGEGSRDGPGPRGDAPPFLAEAATQAEAEEQLRVPPLNPQTCLLGSEENLALLAGEKTVSARSDPVSPAMARSRDPEKGDRSKEEMAVAADAITLVDEPESMVNLAFVKNDSYEKGPDSVVVHVYVKEIRRDTSRVLFREQDFTLIFQTRDGNFLRLHPGCGPHTIFRWQVKLRNLIEPEQCTFCFTASRIDICLRKRQSQRWGGLEAPAARVGGAKVAVPTGPTPLDSTPPGGAPHPLTGQEEARAVEKEKPKARSEDTGLDGVAARTPMEHVAPKPEPHLASPKPTCMVPPMPHSPVSGDSVEEEEEEEKKVCLPGFTGLVNLGNTCFMNSVIQSLSNTRELRDFFHDRSFEAEINYNNPLGTGGRLAIGFAVLLRALWKGTHHAFQPSKLKAIVASKASQFTGYAQHDAQEFMAFLLDGLHEDLNRIQNKPYTETVDSDGRPDEVVAEEAWQRHKMRNDSFIVDLFQGQYKSKLVCPVCAKVSITFDPFLYLPVPLPQKQKVLPVFYFAREPHSKPIKFLVSISKENSSASEVLESLSQSVHVKPENLRLAEVIKNRFHRVFLPSHSLDTVSPSDTLLCFELLSPELAKERVVVLEVQQRPQVPSVPISKCAACQRKQQSEDEKLKRCTRCYRVGYCNQLCQKTHWPDHKGLCRPENIGYPFLVSVPASRLTYARLAQLLEGYARYSVSVFQPPFQPGRMALESQGPSCTTLLSTSSLEAGDSERDSIQPPELQLVTPVAEGDAGVPRAWAAPDRGPVASTSGVSSEMLAGGPVEVGSLPAGERVSRPEAAVPGYQHPSEAMNAHTPQFFIYKIDASNREQRLEDKGDTPLELGEDCSLALVWRNNERLQEFVLVASKELECAEDPGSAGEAARAGHFTLDQCLNLFTRPEVLAPEEAWYCPQCKQHREASKQLLLWRLPNILIVQLKRFSFRSFIWRDKINDLVEFPVRNLDLSKFCIGQKEEQLPSYDLYAVINHYGGMIGGHYTACARLPNDRSSQRSDVGWRLFDDSTVTTVDESQVVTRYAYVLFYRRRNSPVERPPRAGHSEHHPDLGPAAEAAASQASRIWQELEAEEEPVPEGPVPLGPWGPQDWVGPPPRGPTTPDEGCLRYFVLGTVAALVALVLNVFYPLVSQSRWR from the exons ATGTCTGGCGGGGCCAGCGCCACGGGCCCAAGGAGAGGTCCCCCAGGATTGGAGGAGGCCACCAGTAAGAAGAAGCAGAAGGATCGAGCAAACCAGGAGAGCAAGGATGGAGATCCTAGAAGAG GGTCAGCGTCCTCTCGGGAGGAGCAGGCCAAAGAGG AGTTGTTGCTTGATTGGAGGCAGAGTGCAGATGAGGTGATTGTCAAGCTGCGTGTGGGAGCAGGTCCCCTGCGCCTAGAGGAAGTGGATGCTGCTTTCACGGACACAGACTGCGTGGTGCGGCTTCCAG GTGGTCGGCAGTGGGGTGGTGTTTTCTATGCCGAAATAGAAAGTTCTTGCACCAAAGTACAAGCCCGTAAAGGTGGCCTCCTGCAGCTGGCACTGCCCAAGAAGGTGCCTCTGCTCACGTGGCCCTCTCTTCTG AAACCTCTAGGAACCCAGGAGGCGGTGCCAGGGCTGCGGTgccaggagaatgggcaggagcCATCTCCCATTGCCCTGGAGCCAGGCCCTGAGCCCCGTCGGGCTAAACAGGAGGCCCGGAACCAGAAGCGGGCCCAGGGCCGTGGTGAGGTAGGCGCAGGGGCTGGCCCCGGGGCCCAGGCAGGGCCCAGCGCCAAGAGGGCTGTGCATCTCCGCAGAGGGCCAGAGGGGGAAGGGTCCAGAGATGGGCCTGGACCCCGGGGTGATGCCCCCCCCTTCTTGGCTGAGGCAGCCACCCAG GCTGAAGCTGAGGAACAGCTCCGGGTACCACCGCTGAACCCCCAGACCTGCCTCTTGGGCTCAGAGGAGAATCTAGCACTCTTGGCAGGAGAGAAGACCGTGTCCGCCAGGAGTGATCCAGTCTCCCCAGCCATGGCCCGGAGCAGAGACCCTGAGAAAGGTGACCGTTCCAAAGAAGAGATGGCAGTGGCAGCAGATGCTATAACCTTGGTGGATG AGCCGGAGTCCATGGTGAACCTGGCATTTGTCAAGAATGACTCATATGAGAAGGGGCCAGATTCAGTGGTGGTGCACGTGTACGTGAAAGAAATCCGCAGGGACACTTCTCGAGTGCTTTTCCGCGAGCAAGACTTCACACTTATCTTCCAGaccag GGATGGAAACTTCTTGAGACTGCACCCGGGCTGTGGGCCCCATACCATCTTCCGTTGGCAGGTGAAGCTCAG GAACCTGATTGAGCCCGAGCAGTGCACCTTCTGCTTCACGGCCTCTCGAATTGACATCTGCCTTCGTAAGCGGCAAAGTCAGCGCTGGGGGGGCCTGGAGGCCCCAGCTGCACGAG TGGGTGGTGCAAAGGTTGCCGTGCCGACAGGTCCAACCCCTCTGGATTCAACCCCACCGGGAGGTGCCCCCCACCCTCTCACAGGCCAGGAAGAAGCTCGGGCTGTGGAGAAGGAAAAACCCAAGGCTCGATCTGAGGACACGGGGCTGGATGGTGTGGCGGCCCGCACCCCCATGGAGCATGTAGCCCCAAAGCCAGAGCCACATCTGGCCTCA CCCAAGCCCACATGTATGGTGCCTCCAATGCCCCACAGCCCTGTGAGTGGAGACagtgtggaggaagaggaggaggaagagaagaaggtgtGTCTGCCAGGCTTCACTGGCCTTGTCAATCTCGGCAACACCTGCTTCATGAACAGTGTCATTCAGTCTCTGTCTAACACTCGGGAGCTCCGGGACTTCTTCCATG ACCGCTCCTTTGAGGCCGAGATCAACTACAACAACCCACTGGGGACTGGTGGGCGTCTGGCCATTGGCTTTGCTGTGCTACTCCGGGCGCTGTGGAAGGGCACCCACCATGCCTTCCAGCCTTCCAAGTTGAAG GCCATTGTGGCGAGCAAGGCCAGCCAGTTCACAGGCTATGCGCAGCATGATGCCCAGGAGTTCATGGCTTTCTTGCTGGATGGGCTGCATGAAGACCTGAATCGCATTCAGAACAAGCCCTACACAGAGACCGTGGACTCGGATGGGCGGCCCGATGAG GTGGTGGCTGAAGAAGCATGGCAGCGGCATAAGATGAGGAATGACTCTTTCATCGTAGACCTGTTTCAGGGCCAGTATAAGTCGAAGCTGGTGTGCCCTGTGTGTGCCAAG GTCTCCATCACTTTCGACCCATTCCTCTACCTGCCGGTGCCCTTGCCACAGAAGCAGAAGGTTCTCCCCGTCTTCTATTTTGCCCGGGAGCCCCACAGCAAGCCCATCAAG TTTCTGGTGAGCATCAGCAAGGAGAATTCCAGCGCAAGTGAAGTGTTGGAGTCCCTCTCTCAGAGTGTGCACGTGAAGCCTGAGAACCTCCGTCTGGCTGAG GTGATTAAAAATCGCTTCCACCGTGTGTTCCTGCCCTCCCACTCATTGGACACTGTGTCCCCATCCGACACGCTCCTCTGCTTTGAGCTGCTATCCCCAGAGTTGGCTAAGGAGCGGGTGGTGGTGCTAGAGGTGCAGCAG CGCCCCCAGGTGCCCAGCGTCCCCATCTCCAAGTGTGCAGCCTGCCAGCGGAAGCAGCAGTCAGAGGATGAGAAGCTGAAGCGCTGTACCCGGTGCTACCGCGTGGGCTACTGCAACCA gctCTGCCAGAAAACCCACTGGCCTGACCACAAGGGTCTCTGCCGCCCTGAGAACATTGGCTACCCATTTCTGGTCAGTGTACCTGCCTCACGTCTCACTTATGCTCGTCTTGCTCAGCTGCTAGAGGGCTACGCCCG GTACTCTGTGAGTGTATTCCAGCCACCCTTCCAGCCTGGCCGCATGGCCTTGGAGTCCCAGGGCCCCAGCTGCACTACGTTGCTCTCCACTAGCTCCCTGGAGGCTGGGGACAGTGAGAGGGACTCGATTCAGCCGCCTGAGCTCCAGTTGGTGACCCCCGTGGCTGAGGGAGACGCAGGGGTCCCACGGGCATGGGCGGCCCCTGACCGGGGCCCTGTGGCCAGCACCAGTGGCGTTTCTTCTGAGATGCTGGCCGGTGGACCTGTTGAAGTTGGTTCCTTGCCTGCTGGTGAGAGGGTGTCTCGGCCCGAAG CTGCTGTGCCCGGATATCAGCACCCAAGTGAAGCCATGAATGCCCACACACCCCagttcttcatctataaaattgacGCATCTAACCGAGAACAGCGGCTAGAGGACAAAG GAGACACCCCCCTGGAGCTGGGTGAGGACTGCAGCCTGGCGCTAGTCTGGCGGAACAACGAGCGCCTGCAGGAGTTCGTGTTGGTAGCGTCCAAGGAGCTGGAGTGTGCTGAGGATCCAGGCTCTGCTGGGGAGGCTGCCCGCGCTGGCCACTTCACTCTGGACCAGTGCCTGAACCTCTTCACCCGGCCTGAGGTGCTGGCACCCGAGGAGGCTTG GTACTGCCCGCAGTGTAAACAACACCGAGAGGCCTCCAAGCAGCTGCTGCTGTGGCGCCTTCCTAACATACTCATTGTGCAGCTCAAGCGCTTCTCCTTTCGGAGTTTCATCTGGCGTGACAAGATCAATGACTTGGTGGAGTTCCCTGTTCG GAACCTGGACCTGAGCAAGTTCTGCATCGGTCAGAAGGAGGAACAGCTGCCTAGCTACGACCTGTACGCCGTCATCAACCACTACGGAGGCATGATCGGCGGCCACTACACCGCCTGTGCGCGCCTGCCCAATGACCGCAGCAGCCAGCGCAGCGACGTGG GCTGGCGCCTGTTTGACGACAGCACGGTGACAACAGTAGACGAGAGCCAGGTCGTGACGCGTTATGCCTATGTACTCTTCTACCGCCGGCGGAACTCTCCTGTGGAGAGGCCCCCCAGGGCAGGTCACTCTGAGCACCACCCAGACCTAGGCCCTGCAGCCGAGGCTGCTGCCAGCCAG GCTTCCCGGATTTGGCAGGAGCTGGAGGCCGAGGAGGAACCGGTACCCGAGGGGCCTGTGCCCCTGGGTCCCTGGGGGCCCCAAGACTGGGTGGGCCCCCCACCACGTGGCCCTACCACACCAGATGAGGGCTGCCTCCGGTACTTTGTTCTGGGCACCGTGGCAGCTTTGGTGGCCCTCGTGCTCAACGTGTTCTATCCTCTGGTATCCCAGAGTCGCTGGAGATGA
- the USP19 gene encoding ubiquitin carboxyl-terminal hydrolase 19 isoform X8 — translation MSGGASATGPRRGPPGLEEATSKKKQKDRANQESKDGDPRRGSASSREEQAKEELLLDWRQSADEVIVKLRVGAGPLRLEEVDAAFTDTDCVVRLPGGRQWGGVFYAEIESSCTKVQARKGGLLQLALPKKVPLLTWPSLLKKPLGTQEAVPGLRCQENGQEPSPIALEPGPEPRRAKQEARNQKRAQGRGEVGAGAGPGAQAGPSAKRAVHLRRGPEGEGSRDGPGPRGDAPPFLAEAATQAEAEEQLRVPPLNPQTCLLGSEENLALLAGEKTVSARSDPVSPAMARSRDPEKEPESMVNLAFVKNDSYEKGPDSVVVHVYVKEIRRDTSRVLFREQDFTLIFQTRDGNFLRLHPGCGPHTIFRWQVKLRNLIEPEQCTFCFTASRIDICLRKRQSQRWGGLEAPAARGAVGGAKVAVPTGPTPLDSTPPGGAPHPLTGQEEARAVEKEKPKARSEDTGLDGVAARTPMEHVAPKPEPHLASPKPTCMVPPMPHSPVSGDSVEEEEEEEKKVCLPGFTGLVNLGNTCFMNSVIQSLSNTRELRDFFHDRSFEAEINYNNPLGTGGRLAIGFAVLLRALWKGTHHAFQPSKLKAIVASKASQFTGYAQHDAQEFMAFLLDGLHEDLNRIQNKPYTETVDSDGRPDEVVAEEAWQRHKMRNDSFIVDLFQGQYKSKLVCPVCAKVSITFDPFLYLPVPLPQKQKVLPVFYFAREPHSKPIKFLVSISKENSSASEVLESLSQSVHVKPENLRLAEVIKNRFHRVFLPSHSLDTVSPSDTLLCFELLSPELAKERVVVLEVQQRPQVPSVPISKCAACQRKQQSEDEKLKRCTRCYRVGYCNQLCQKTHWPDHKGLCRPENIGYPFLVSVPASRLTYARLAQLLEGYARYSVSVFQPPFQPGRMALESQGPSCTTLLSTSSLEAGDSERDSIQPPELQLVTPVAEGDAGVPRAWAAPDRGPVASTSGVSSEMLAGGPVEVGSLPAGERVSRPEAAVPGYQHPSEAMNAHTPQFFIYKIDASNREQRLEDKGDTPLELGEDCSLALVWRNNERLQEFVLVASKELECAEDPGSAGEAARAGHFTLDQCLNLFTRPEVLAPEEAWYCPQCKQHREASKQLLLWRLPNILIVQLKRFSFRSFIWRDKINDLVEFPVRNLDLSKFCIGQKEEQLPSYDLYAVINHYGGMIGGHYTACARLPNDRSSQRSDVGWRLFDDSTVTTVDESQVVTRYAYVLFYRRRNSPVERPPRAGHSEHHPDLGPAAEAAASQASRIWQELEAEEEPVPEGPVPLGPWGPQDWVGPPPRGPTTPDEGCLRYFVLGTVAALVALVLNVFYPLVSQSRWR, via the exons ATGTCTGGCGGGGCCAGCGCCACGGGCCCAAGGAGAGGTCCCCCAGGATTGGAGGAGGCCACCAGTAAGAAGAAGCAGAAGGATCGAGCAAACCAGGAGAGCAAGGATGGAGATCCTAGAAGAG GGTCAGCGTCCTCTCGGGAGGAGCAGGCCAAAGAGG AGTTGTTGCTTGATTGGAGGCAGAGTGCAGATGAGGTGATTGTCAAGCTGCGTGTGGGAGCAGGTCCCCTGCGCCTAGAGGAAGTGGATGCTGCTTTCACGGACACAGACTGCGTGGTGCGGCTTCCAG GTGGTCGGCAGTGGGGTGGTGTTTTCTATGCCGAAATAGAAAGTTCTTGCACCAAAGTACAAGCCCGTAAAGGTGGCCTCCTGCAGCTGGCACTGCCCAAGAAGGTGCCTCTGCTCACGTGGCCCTCTCTTCTG AAGAAACCTCTAGGAACCCAGGAGGCGGTGCCAGGGCTGCGGTgccaggagaatgggcaggagcCATCTCCCATTGCCCTGGAGCCAGGCCCTGAGCCCCGTCGGGCTAAACAGGAGGCCCGGAACCAGAAGCGGGCCCAGGGCCGTGGTGAGGTAGGCGCAGGGGCTGGCCCCGGGGCCCAGGCAGGGCCCAGCGCCAAGAGGGCTGTGCATCTCCGCAGAGGGCCAGAGGGGGAAGGGTCCAGAGATGGGCCTGGACCCCGGGGTGATGCCCCCCCCTTCTTGGCTGAGGCAGCCACCCAG GCTGAAGCTGAGGAACAGCTCCGGGTACCACCGCTGAACCCCCAGACCTGCCTCTTGGGCTCAGAGGAGAATCTAGCACTCTTGGCAGGAGAGAAGACCGTGTCCGCCAGGAGTGATCCAGTCTCCCCAGCCATGGCCCGGAGCAGAGACCCTGAGAAAG AGCCGGAGTCCATGGTGAACCTGGCATTTGTCAAGAATGACTCATATGAGAAGGGGCCAGATTCAGTGGTGGTGCACGTGTACGTGAAAGAAATCCGCAGGGACACTTCTCGAGTGCTTTTCCGCGAGCAAGACTTCACACTTATCTTCCAGaccag GGATGGAAACTTCTTGAGACTGCACCCGGGCTGTGGGCCCCATACCATCTTCCGTTGGCAGGTGAAGCTCAG GAACCTGATTGAGCCCGAGCAGTGCACCTTCTGCTTCACGGCCTCTCGAATTGACATCTGCCTTCGTAAGCGGCAAAGTCAGCGCTGGGGGGGCCTGGAGGCCCCAGCTGCACGAG GTGCAGTGGGTGGTGCAAAGGTTGCCGTGCCGACAGGTCCAACCCCTCTGGATTCAACCCCACCGGGAGGTGCCCCCCACCCTCTCACAGGCCAGGAAGAAGCTCGGGCTGTGGAGAAGGAAAAACCCAAGGCTCGATCTGAGGACACGGGGCTGGATGGTGTGGCGGCCCGCACCCCCATGGAGCATGTAGCCCCAAAGCCAGAGCCACATCTGGCCTCA CCCAAGCCCACATGTATGGTGCCTCCAATGCCCCACAGCCCTGTGAGTGGAGACagtgtggaggaagaggaggaggaagagaagaaggtgtGTCTGCCAGGCTTCACTGGCCTTGTCAATCTCGGCAACACCTGCTTCATGAACAGTGTCATTCAGTCTCTGTCTAACACTCGGGAGCTCCGGGACTTCTTCCATG ACCGCTCCTTTGAGGCCGAGATCAACTACAACAACCCACTGGGGACTGGTGGGCGTCTGGCCATTGGCTTTGCTGTGCTACTCCGGGCGCTGTGGAAGGGCACCCACCATGCCTTCCAGCCTTCCAAGTTGAAG GCCATTGTGGCGAGCAAGGCCAGCCAGTTCACAGGCTATGCGCAGCATGATGCCCAGGAGTTCATGGCTTTCTTGCTGGATGGGCTGCATGAAGACCTGAATCGCATTCAGAACAAGCCCTACACAGAGACCGTGGACTCGGATGGGCGGCCCGATGAG GTGGTGGCTGAAGAAGCATGGCAGCGGCATAAGATGAGGAATGACTCTTTCATCGTAGACCTGTTTCAGGGCCAGTATAAGTCGAAGCTGGTGTGCCCTGTGTGTGCCAAG GTCTCCATCACTTTCGACCCATTCCTCTACCTGCCGGTGCCCTTGCCACAGAAGCAGAAGGTTCTCCCCGTCTTCTATTTTGCCCGGGAGCCCCACAGCAAGCCCATCAAG TTTCTGGTGAGCATCAGCAAGGAGAATTCCAGCGCAAGTGAAGTGTTGGAGTCCCTCTCTCAGAGTGTGCACGTGAAGCCTGAGAACCTCCGTCTGGCTGAG GTGATTAAAAATCGCTTCCACCGTGTGTTCCTGCCCTCCCACTCATTGGACACTGTGTCCCCATCCGACACGCTCCTCTGCTTTGAGCTGCTATCCCCAGAGTTGGCTAAGGAGCGGGTGGTGGTGCTAGAGGTGCAGCAG CGCCCCCAGGTGCCCAGCGTCCCCATCTCCAAGTGTGCAGCCTGCCAGCGGAAGCAGCAGTCAGAGGATGAGAAGCTGAAGCGCTGTACCCGGTGCTACCGCGTGGGCTACTGCAACCA gctCTGCCAGAAAACCCACTGGCCTGACCACAAGGGTCTCTGCCGCCCTGAGAACATTGGCTACCCATTTCTGGTCAGTGTACCTGCCTCACGTCTCACTTATGCTCGTCTTGCTCAGCTGCTAGAGGGCTACGCCCG GTACTCTGTGAGTGTATTCCAGCCACCCTTCCAGCCTGGCCGCATGGCCTTGGAGTCCCAGGGCCCCAGCTGCACTACGTTGCTCTCCACTAGCTCCCTGGAGGCTGGGGACAGTGAGAGGGACTCGATTCAGCCGCCTGAGCTCCAGTTGGTGACCCCCGTGGCTGAGGGAGACGCAGGGGTCCCACGGGCATGGGCGGCCCCTGACCGGGGCCCTGTGGCCAGCACCAGTGGCGTTTCTTCTGAGATGCTGGCCGGTGGACCTGTTGAAGTTGGTTCCTTGCCTGCTGGTGAGAGGGTGTCTCGGCCCGAAG CTGCTGTGCCCGGATATCAGCACCCAAGTGAAGCCATGAATGCCCACACACCCCagttcttcatctataaaattgacGCATCTAACCGAGAACAGCGGCTAGAGGACAAAG GAGACACCCCCCTGGAGCTGGGTGAGGACTGCAGCCTGGCGCTAGTCTGGCGGAACAACGAGCGCCTGCAGGAGTTCGTGTTGGTAGCGTCCAAGGAGCTGGAGTGTGCTGAGGATCCAGGCTCTGCTGGGGAGGCTGCCCGCGCTGGCCACTTCACTCTGGACCAGTGCCTGAACCTCTTCACCCGGCCTGAGGTGCTGGCACCCGAGGAGGCTTG GTACTGCCCGCAGTGTAAACAACACCGAGAGGCCTCCAAGCAGCTGCTGCTGTGGCGCCTTCCTAACATACTCATTGTGCAGCTCAAGCGCTTCTCCTTTCGGAGTTTCATCTGGCGTGACAAGATCAATGACTTGGTGGAGTTCCCTGTTCG GAACCTGGACCTGAGCAAGTTCTGCATCGGTCAGAAGGAGGAACAGCTGCCTAGCTACGACCTGTACGCCGTCATCAACCACTACGGAGGCATGATCGGCGGCCACTACACCGCCTGTGCGCGCCTGCCCAATGACCGCAGCAGCCAGCGCAGCGACGTGG GCTGGCGCCTGTTTGACGACAGCACGGTGACAACAGTAGACGAGAGCCAGGTCGTGACGCGTTATGCCTATGTACTCTTCTACCGCCGGCGGAACTCTCCTGTGGAGAGGCCCCCCAGGGCAGGTCACTCTGAGCACCACCCAGACCTAGGCCCTGCAGCCGAGGCTGCTGCCAGCCAG GCTTCCCGGATTTGGCAGGAGCTGGAGGCCGAGGAGGAACCGGTACCCGAGGGGCCTGTGCCCCTGGGTCCCTGGGGGCCCCAAGACTGGGTGGGCCCCCCACCACGTGGCCCTACCACACCAGATGAGGGCTGCCTCCGGTACTTTGTTCTGGGCACCGTGGCAGCTTTGGTGGCCCTCGTGCTCAACGTGTTCTATCCTCTGGTATCCCAGAGTCGCTGGAGATGA